In the Arachis ipaensis cultivar K30076 chromosome B10, Araip1.1, whole genome shotgun sequence genome, one interval contains:
- the LOC107624062 gene encoding pentatricopeptide repeat-containing protein At1g62350 isoform X1, translating into MLRRAVRRAASLATRTALHPRQFVSGSASKPSLSIWRRKKEMGKEALIAAKELKRLRSDPLRLDRFVASHVSRLLKSDLVAVLAEFQRQDQVFLSMKLYDIVRKEIWYRPDMFFYRDMLMMLARNKRVEEAKRVWQDLESEHVLFDQHTFGDIIRAFLDSGLLSEAMDIYEKMRQSPEPPLSLPFRVILKGLLPYPELREKVKDDFLEIFPDMIIYDPPEDLFEDQSRPGYR; encoded by the exons ATGCTGCGTCGTGCAGTACGAAGAGCTGCTTCTTTGGCCACCCGAACCGCCTTACACCCTCGCCAGTTCGTTTCCGGTTCGGCGTCCAAACCAAGCCTGTCCATATGGAGGCGCAAGAAAGAGATGGGCAAAGAAGCCCTCATCGCCGCTAAAGAACTCAAGCGCCTTCGCTCCGATCCGCTCCGCCTCGACCGCTTCGTGGCGTCGCACGTCTCTCGCCTTCTCAAGTCGGACCTTGTTGCCGTCCTCGCCGAGTTCCAGAGACAGGACCAGGTCTTCCTCTCCATGaag TTGTATGATATAGTGCGCAAAGAAATATGGTACCGGCCAGACATGTTCTTTTACAGGGACATGCTTATGATGCTGGCAAGAAACAAAAGAGTGGAAGAAGCAAAGAGGGTATGGCAAGATTTGGAAAGCGAGCATGTCCTCTTTGATCAGCATACATTCGGAGACATCATTAGAGCTTTTCTAGATAGCGGATTGCTGTCGGAGGCAATGGACATATATGAAAAAATGAGACAATCTCCTGAGCCCCCTCTTTCACTGCCGTTTCGCGTGATATTAAAAGGGCTTCTTCCTTACCCAGAATTGAGAGAGAAAGTAAAAGATGACTTCTTGGAGATTTTCCCAGATATGATCATCTATGACCCCCCAGAGGACTTGTTTGAAGATCAATCAAGACCAGGATATAGATAa
- the LOC107622565 gene encoding photosystem II core complex proteins psbY, chloroplastic: MAATIATMAMVNAKCLNTNSPKFPKPTPSSSRPTFSLLSLENLPKGIATTKSSNPVNLSTSMAGTAIAGAIFSTLGASDAAFAAQQIADIADGDNRGLALLLPIIPAIAWVLFNILQPALNQLNRMRSSKGVIVGLGLGLGGLSASGILWTPEASAAVSNDLGMIAADAASDNRGQLLLFVVAPAILWVLYNILQPALNQLNRMRSQ, from the coding sequence ATGGCAGCAACAATAGCAACAATGGCCATGGTTAATGCAAAGTGCCTTAACACAAACTCACCCAAGTTTCCAAAGCCCACACCTTCTTCTTCAAGGCCCACTTTTTCCCTCCTTTCCCTTGAGAATCTCCCAAAGGGAATTGCCACCACAAAAAGCTCCAATCCCGTCAACCTTTCAACTTCCATGGCAGGAACTGCCATAGCTGGTGCTATCTTCTCCACCCTTGGAGCCTCCGACGCCGCCTTCGCCGCACAGCAAATCGCCGACATAGCAGACGGCGACAACCGTGGGCTTGCACTGTTGCTGCCCATAATTCCGGCAATTGCATGGGTTCTTTTCAACATCCTGCAGCCAGCACTTAACCAACTGAACCGCATGAGGAGCAGCAAAGGGGTCATTGTTGGGCTTGGGCTTGGGCTTGGTGGGCTTTCAGCATCAGGGATTTTGTGGACACCCGAGGCATCAGCGGCAGTTAGCAATGATTTGGGAATGATTGCTGCTGATGCTGCGAGTGACAACAGGGGTCAGCTTCTGCTGTTTGTTGTGGCACCTGCAATTCTTTGGGTTCTTTACAATATCTTGCAGCCTGCTTTGAACCAACTCAACAGGATGAGATCTCAGTGA
- the LOC107622564 gene encoding uncharacterized protein LOC107622564, with the protein MDPPIRDSESKPKPLSENKDDANVVFIDTNLDTHLAVLVSDHDTVSDLKERILSEHPSCFPKLGQIQIHAMKVKRKGYFYHLSDSMFVKSAFYGFNKSWFLSVDASPLGERGQNDCSSGSRSQKILLGNSDNALTGLINDEKDEHDFVNPSDKAVKDDNVVCEDEMSKSVSSAKEKQKSTRKEDDTPEYDASVFRPGNDTIQREIEVMADPSLNATKEVIIESEVLKEHQHNEFNNNNATIGIGTESMKEASEPVRATNKQKKSKRSLIHDADVMQKKGKKRSSNSHETHLTSFRKDAEAYPSNIQGGVEEEVYEDGIVSKDISMSIPTLEKMEIGTDASLEGIPSKVKKSKKHNRTDVETKLQPSGVKEPKEPKQLNEDNLNIVLDQCNESKVGLTDRAEGRREVLQDDPKPMQLEECTPSEQNNNTEANIKESNVTPKPVDMNEMGEPVKSEKKKRRKRKDMDLDESTSRKECTPSKQNNTDANVNDLNVTSKVVLGIEKSEKKKRKTRKDKDSDVETTVGEDIGPTDASDSKIVIVKSLKSSDCNPASGDIGAEENPLNHTEVGIIQQAEMKGPVVSAIEKDDASGADNPGSLEQIETIANAEHVDKTRRKKSNKKQSTKSKSSSNMLTNDVNPASGDIGAEENPLNHTEVGIIQQAEMKGTVVSATEKDDASGADNPGYLEQIETIANAEHVDKTRRKKSNKKQSTKSKSSSNLLTNDVNDSQKPSPSSDIGTLASPNVSLFPSNTAEGIDNLAPVEANDAAKDSTFSCEEKDEKNLEASLEDDRVNVEQQSPSQQVQHRSHLDKMVPNVRKTKRDAKLSSQSNSDISSIREKGKPRASAPGKSMDLTEMEGTVVSATEKDDASGADNPGSLEQIETIANAEHVDKTRRKKSNKKQSTKSKSSSNLLTNDVNDSQKPSPSSDIGTLASPNVSLFPSNTAEGIDNLAPVEANDAAKDSTFSCEEKDEKNLEASLEDDRVNVEQQSPSQQVQHISHLDKMVPNVRKTKRDAKLSSQSNSDISSIREKGKPRANASGKSMDSADHLPISSPTMKGSKKVIHKKAGKSLVNNAREVKGKTNQKKSLLSGAIFKDDSSDTSKDADKVDMSDASTKSPSANSLLSDFSDGDISEDSHGGKRLESGEQNDFNGSMSSIKGKPIDHVFRSSSRYKKARITASQLEESESQPEFVPDSLAE; encoded by the exons AGCGAATTTTGTCAGAACACCCATCATGCTTTCCCAAACTTGGGCAGATACAGATTCATGCAATGAAG GTAAAGCGCAAAGGGTACTTTTATCACCTATCTGATTCCATGTTTGTAAAAAGTGCCTTCTATGGTTTCAACAAGAGCTGGTTTCTTAGTGTGGATGCTTCTCCATTGGGCGAGCGTGGTCAAAATGATTGTTCTTCTGGTTCTCGTAGCCAGAAGATACTTCTTGGCAATTCAGATAATGCCTTGACTGGTTTGAtcaatgatgagaaagatgaacaTGATTTTGTGAATCCATCTGATAAAGCTGTTAAGGATGATAACGTTGTATGCGAGGATGAAATGTCAAAATCTGTGTCTAGTGCAAAGGAAAAACAGAAGAGTACAAGGAAAGAAGATGATACTCCGGAATATGATGCTTCTGTTTTTAGGCCAGGCAATGATACTATTCAAAGGGAGATTGAGGTTATGGCAGACCCTTCATTAAATGCAACCAAAGAAGTAATCATTGAAAGTGAAGTTTTAAAGGAGCATCAGCACAATGAATTCAATAATAATAACGCGACAATTGGCATTGGTACTGAGTCAATGAAAGAGGCTTCTGAACCTGTACGTGCTACAAATAAGCAGAAGAAAAGTAAGAGATCTTTGATTCATGATGCTGATGTTATGcagaagaaagggaagaagagATCATCAAATTCTCATGAGACACATTTGACTTCATTCAGGAAAGATGCAGAAGCATATCCTTCCAACATTCAAGGGGGTGTTGAAGAGGAAGTTTATGAAGATGGTATAGTCTCTAAAG ATATCAGCATGAGCATACCTACGCTTGAAAAAATGGAGATTGGAACTGATGCATCCTTAGAAGGTATTCCATCTAAAGTAAAGAAGTCAAAAAAACACAACCGTACTGATGTCGAAACAAAATTACAACCTTCTGGTGTAAAGGAGCCAAAGGAACCCAAGCAGTTGAATGAAGATAATTTGAATATTGTTCTTGACCAGTGCAATGAAAGTAAGGTTGGTCTGACTGATAGAGCTGAAGGAAGAAGAGAAGTATTACAAGATGATCCTAAGCCAATGCAGTTGGAAGAGTGTACACCATCTGAACAGAATAATAACACTGAAGCAAATATCAAAGAATCAAATGTGACTCCAAAACCTGTTGATATGAATGAGATGGGTGAACCTGTAAAATctgagaaaaagaagagaaggaagagAAAAGATATGGATTTGGATGAGAGTACATCTAGAAAAGAGTGCACACCATCTAAACAGAATAACACAGATGCAAACGTCAATGACTTAAATGTGACTTCAAAAGTTGTGCTTGGAATAGAAAAatcagagaagaagaaaagaaagacaagaaaagataAGGATTCAGATGTAGAAACAACAGTTGGGGAAGATATTGGCCCTACTGATGCTTCTGATAGCAAGATTGTTATTGTAAAGTCTCTTAAATCATCTGATTGTAATCCAGCATCGGGAGATATTGGAGCAGAGGAAAACCCTTTAAATCATACAGAAGTGGGAATTATACAGCAGGCAGAGATGAAAGGCCCTGTTGTTTCAGCTATTGAAAAGGATGATGCTTCTGGAGCTGATAATCCTGGTTCCTTGGAACAAATTGAAACTATAGCCAATGCTGAACATGTGGACAAGACACGCAGAAAGAAATCAAACAAGAAGCAAAGCACTAAATCAAAGAGTTCATCAAATATGCTAACAAACGATGTTAATCCAGCATCGGGAGATATTGGAGCAGAGGAAAACCCTTTAAATCATACAGAAGTGGGAATTATACAGCAGGCAGAGATGAAAGGCACTGTTGTTTCAGCTACTGAAAAGGATGATGCTTCTGGAGCTGATAATCCTGGTTACTTGGAACAAATTGAAACTATAGCCAATGCTGAACATGTGGACAAGACACGCAGAAAGAAATCAAACAAGAAGCAAAGCACTAAATCAAAGAGTTCATCAAATCTGCTAACAAACGATGTTAATGATAGTCAGAAGCCATCGCCATCTTCTGATATTGGAACACTTGCTAGCCCTAATGTGTCCCTGTTTCCATCAAATACTGCTGAAGGAATTGACAACCTGGCTCCTGTTGAAGCTAATGATGCTGCTAAAGATTCAACATTTTCATGTGAAGAGAAAGATGAAAAGAATTTGGAAGCATCTTTGGAAGATGACAGGGTTAATGTTGAGCAACAATCTCCATCCCAGCAAGTGCAGCACAGAAGTCACCTTGATAAGATGGTACCAAATGTGCGCAAGACAAAAAGAGACGCAAAGTTGTCTAGTCAGTCTAACAGTGATATATCCTCAATTAGAGAAAAAGGAAAGCCTCGAGCCAGTGCTCCCGGAAAAAGCATGGATTTAACAGAGATGGAAGGCACTGTTGTTTCAGCTACTGAAAAGGATGATGCTTCTGGAGCTGATAATCCTGGTTCCTTGGAACAAATTGAAACTATAGCCAATGCTGAACATGTGGACAAGACACGCAGAAAGAAATCAAACAAGAAGCAAAGCACTAAATCAAAGAGTTCATCAAATCTGCTAACAAACGATGTTAATGATAGTCAGAAGCCATCGCCATCTTCTGATATTGGAACACTTGCTAGCCCTAATGTGTCCCTGTTTCCATCAAATACTGCTGAAGGAATTGACAACCTGGCTCCTGTTGAAGCTAATGATGCTGCTAAAGATTCAACATTTTCATGTGAAGAGAAAGATGAAAAGAATTTGGAAGCATCTTTGGAAGATGACAGGGTTAATGTTGAGCAACAATCTCCATCCCAGCAAGTGCAGCACATAAGTCACCTTGATAAGATGGTACCAAATGTGCGCAAGACAAAAAGAGACGCAAAGTTGTCTAGTCAGTCTAACAGTGATATATCCTCAATTAGAGAAAAAGGAAAGCCTCGAGCCAATGCTTCCGGAAAAAGTATGGATTCAGCAGATCATCTTCCAATATCAAGCCCAACGATGAAAGGTTCCAAGAAAGTGATTCACAAGAAAGCAGGAAAATCTTTAGTGAATAATGCCAGGGAAGTAAAGGGTAAAACAAATCAGAAGAAGAGCTTGTTATCAGGAGCAATCTTCAAAGATGATAGCAGTGACACTTCTAAAGATGCAGATAAAGTTGATATGTCTGATGCCAGCACTAAAAGTCCATCTGCAAATTCACTCTTGTCTGATTTTTCAGATGGTGATATCAGCGAAG ATTCACATGGTGGGAAAAGACTGGAAAGTGGTGAACAAAATGATTTTAATGGAAG CATGTCAAGCATTAAAGGGAAGCCGATTGATCATGTTTTCAGAAGTTCGAGCAGGTATAAGAAGGCCAGAATAACGGCATCTCAGTTGGAAGAATCTGAAAGCCAACCGGAGTTTGTTCCAGATAGCCTTGCTGAGTAA
- the LOC107624062 gene encoding pentatricopeptide repeat-containing protein At1g62350 isoform X2: MLRRAVRRAASLATRTALHPRQFVSGSASKPSLSIWRRKKEMGKEALIAAKELKRLRSDPLRLDRFVASHVSRLLKSDLVAVLAEFQRQDQLYDIVRKEIWYRPDMFFYRDMLMMLARNKRVEEAKRVWQDLESEHVLFDQHTFGDIIRAFLDSGLLSEAMDIYEKMRQSPEPPLSLPFRVILKGLLPYPELREKVKDDFLEIFPDMIIYDPPEDLFEDQSRPGYR; encoded by the exons ATGCTGCGTCGTGCAGTACGAAGAGCTGCTTCTTTGGCCACCCGAACCGCCTTACACCCTCGCCAGTTCGTTTCCGGTTCGGCGTCCAAACCAAGCCTGTCCATATGGAGGCGCAAGAAAGAGATGGGCAAAGAAGCCCTCATCGCCGCTAAAGAACTCAAGCGCCTTCGCTCCGATCCGCTCCGCCTCGACCGCTTCGTGGCGTCGCACGTCTCTCGCCTTCTCAAGTCGGACCTTGTTGCCGTCCTCGCCGAGTTCCAGAGACAGGACCAG TTGTATGATATAGTGCGCAAAGAAATATGGTACCGGCCAGACATGTTCTTTTACAGGGACATGCTTATGATGCTGGCAAGAAACAAAAGAGTGGAAGAAGCAAAGAGGGTATGGCAAGATTTGGAAAGCGAGCATGTCCTCTTTGATCAGCATACATTCGGAGACATCATTAGAGCTTTTCTAGATAGCGGATTGCTGTCGGAGGCAATGGACATATATGAAAAAATGAGACAATCTCCTGAGCCCCCTCTTTCACTGCCGTTTCGCGTGATATTAAAAGGGCTTCTTCCTTACCCAGAATTGAGAGAGAAAGTAAAAGATGACTTCTTGGAGATTTTCCCAGATATGATCATCTATGACCCCCCAGAGGACTTGTTTGAAGATCAATCAAGACCAGGATATAGATAa